One Spirochaetota bacterium DNA window includes the following coding sequences:
- a CDS encoding arginine--tRNA ligase produces the protein MNTKDMIEGIVREALACAEKDGAISSGDTPPIKIEYPKEEKFGDYATPFAMEAARVFRRSPFEIGSVIARYMQGSDMLERVDVVKPGFINIFLSSAYLYGVLKTVLSARDDYGRNRKEKPRRVNIEFVSANPTGPLNIVSARAAAIGDTLANLLEAAGDNVEKEFYVNDFGNQVDLLGLSVLCRYRELAGETVNFPEDGYHGAYVKDIAAYIKDNLAQDVDRLSGEAQKIDFMARKAIELNVSGQKRDLARFNVNFDAWFSERSLHEAGEVPRTKEEMEARGLLYTEEGKCVFRSTDFGDDKDRVVVRDDGRPTYLLADITYHRDKIRRGYDLIIDIWGPDHHGYIARMAGAMKAFGYGEGSFKVLIAQQVNLVMEGELVKMSKRLGKFSTMSELLDEIGVDVARYFFVMRSTDSHLDFDLALAKKQSSENPVFYLQYAHARICSIFREAEKRGLGYAPESMEGDQLKNPEAVALLKLLARFPEEIADAANTCEPHRITNHLLRLAQGYHRFYTEHRVLADDPVQRNSFLALCDGVRIVLKNGLHLLGVTAPERM, from the coding sequence GTGAACACCAAGGACATGATTGAAGGGATCGTACGCGAGGCGCTCGCCTGCGCGGAAAAGGACGGGGCCATTTCCTCCGGAGACACCCCCCCTATCAAGATCGAATATCCTAAGGAAGAAAAATTCGGGGATTACGCCACGCCGTTCGCCATGGAAGCGGCGCGCGTGTTCAGGCGCTCCCCGTTCGAAATAGGGTCGGTGATAGCGCGCTACATGCAGGGTTCGGACATGCTTGAACGCGTGGATGTCGTGAAGCCCGGTTTCATAAACATATTTCTTTCCAGCGCGTATCTGTATGGCGTTCTAAAGACCGTACTGTCCGCGCGGGACGACTATGGCAGAAACAGGAAGGAGAAGCCGCGCAGGGTGAACATCGAATTCGTATCGGCGAATCCGACGGGTCCGTTGAATATCGTATCGGCGCGCGCGGCGGCTATCGGGGATACCCTCGCCAACCTGCTCGAAGCAGCGGGGGACAACGTCGAGAAAGAGTTCTATGTAAATGACTTCGGGAACCAGGTCGACCTTCTGGGCTTATCGGTACTATGCCGTTACCGTGAGCTCGCCGGCGAAACCGTCAACTTTCCGGAGGACGGCTACCACGGCGCGTATGTGAAGGACATCGCCGCGTATATAAAGGATAATCTCGCCCAGGATGTCGACAGGCTTTCCGGCGAGGCCCAGAAAATCGACTTCATGGCCAGGAAGGCGATCGAGCTGAACGTGTCGGGACAGAAACGCGATCTCGCGCGGTTCAATGTCAATTTTGACGCCTGGTTCAGCGAGCGCTCGCTGCACGAGGCGGGCGAGGTCCCCCGTACAAAGGAAGAAATGGAGGCACGCGGGCTCCTTTACACGGAAGAAGGGAAATGCGTGTTCCGGTCCACCGATTTTGGGGACGACAAGGACCGTGTCGTGGTACGGGATGACGGCAGGCCGACCTACCTGCTCGCGGATATCACGTATCACCGGGATAAGATACGCCGCGGATACGACCTTATCATCGATATCTGGGGCCCGGATCATCACGGATACATCGCGCGCATGGCGGGGGCCATGAAGGCGTTCGGATACGGGGAAGGGTCGTTCAAGGTGCTCATTGCACAGCAGGTGAACCTGGTCATGGAGGGGGAGCTTGTGAAGATGTCAAAGCGGCTGGGGAAATTTTCCACGATGAGCGAGCTGCTCGACGAGATCGGCGTGGACGTCGCGCGGTATTTCTTCGTGATGCGCTCCACCGACAGCCACCTGGACTTCGATCTCGCGCTCGCGAAAAAGCAAAGCTCCGAAAACCCGGTGTTCTATTTACAATATGCGCATGCGCGAATCTGCTCGATTTTCCGGGAGGCCGAAAAGCGCGGCCTTGGTTACGCGCCCGAATCCATGGAAGGGGACCAGTTGAAAAATCCCGAGGCCGTCGCGCTCCTGAAGCTGCTTGCGCGTTTCCCCGAGGAGATCGCGGATGCGGCGAACACGTGCGAGCCCCACAGGATAACCAACCACCTCCTGAGACTTGCCCAGGGGTATCACCGGTTCTATACTGAACACCGCGTACTTGCCGACGACCCGGTGCAAAGAAACTCATTTCTGGCCCTGTGTGACGGCGTGCGCATCGTGCTTAAAAACGGTCTGCACCTGCTCGGGGTAACGGCGCCGGAACGGATGTAA
- a CDS encoding CinA family nicotinamide mononucleotide deamidase-related protein, with protein MPEAIIISTGSELMYGRVRDDNAHFLSGRLFDRGFKVRRHVAVGDDREDIGRAASESIAHADVVLLTGGLGPTNDDLTTETLASLYGLVIEIHEPSRRRMDEFFSSMNRSAIGGDSKMVSVPRNAAVFPNDIGLAVGYALEVDGKILIVMPGVPREMRWMFDTHVMSYLANRFGLIERGFLAVRVAMMREAEVDAAVRSLPALTDDVEWGITTRPGINTLTFLQKEGRPFDGPVLIEALHRVFGDNMLANSSASMEDEVVALLVEKNLTVACAESCTGGTVAQLITDIPGSSRVFMGGVVAYGNAMKTDLLGVPGELIDAEGAVSEAVAASMAQGARMRSGADIAVSITGIAGPGGGTDTKPVGTVCFGFATRSGTRTFSSMIMGDRERVRTMASMQALNTIRIFCKSI; from the coding sequence ATGCCGGAAGCAATCATCATATCGACGGGCAGCGAGCTGATGTATGGTCGTGTCCGCGACGACAATGCCCATTTTCTCAGCGGCAGGCTCTTCGATCGGGGTTTCAAGGTGCGCCGTCATGTGGCCGTGGGCGATGACCGGGAAGATATCGGGCGGGCCGCGTCGGAATCGATCGCGCATGCCGACGTCGTGCTCCTTACGGGGGGCCTGGGGCCTACGAATGACGATCTTACTACCGAAACGCTCGCATCGCTCTATGGACTGGTTATCGAAATCCACGAGCCTTCTCGACGTCGGATGGACGAGTTCTTCTCGTCCATGAACCGGTCCGCGATCGGCGGCGATAGTAAGATGGTAAGCGTCCCGCGTAACGCTGCGGTGTTCCCGAACGATATAGGGCTCGCCGTAGGATATGCCCTGGAAGTAGACGGTAAAATCCTTATCGTAATGCCGGGCGTTCCCCGGGAGATGCGATGGATGTTCGACACTCACGTGATGTCGTATCTTGCAAACCGATTCGGTTTAATAGAACGCGGTTTTCTCGCAGTTCGTGTGGCGATGATGCGGGAGGCGGAGGTAGACGCGGCGGTTCGTTCGCTTCCCGCGCTCACGGACGACGTCGAATGGGGCATCACCACGCGTCCCGGGATCAACACGCTCACCTTTCTGCAAAAGGAGGGTAGGCCGTTCGACGGGCCCGTGCTGATCGAGGCCCTGCACCGCGTATTCGGCGATAATATGCTTGCCAATTCCTCCGCAAGCATGGAGGATGAGGTGGTAGCGCTCCTTGTTGAAAAGAATTTAACCGTGGCCTGTGCGGAGTCGTGCACGGGCGGAACGGTGGCCCAGCTCATTACGGACATACCCGGTTCCTCCCGGGTGTTCATGGGCGGCGTTGTCGCATATGGAAATGCCATGAAAACGGACCTGCTTGGGGTTCCCGGTGAACTAATCGATGCGGAGGGAGCCGTGAGCGAGGCTGTCGCGGCTTCCATGGCACAGGGGGCGCGCATGCGGTCTGGTGCGGATATCGCCGTTTCGATTACCGGCATAGCCGGCCCGGGGGGCGGAACGGATACAAAACCGGTCGGTACGGTATGTTTCGGATTTGCGACACGCTCGGGGACCCGCACGTTCAGCTCCATGATCATGGGAGACCGGGAGCGCGTCAGGACAATGGCCTCCATGCAGGCCCTCAACACTATCAGGATATTCTGTAAATCTATATGA